One genomic segment of Desulfocapsa sulfexigens DSM 10523 includes these proteins:
- a CDS encoding ChaN family lipoprotein: MIRVLQIRHPFLIILEIIFLSLLYTSSCFAKASSYHLEVSFIPEQRLLHGKATISISSGKEWQLYTGGLSIEKIILEEDGKKSFPLPLPKKDHITMYASESDLKITVIYSMQVSEDAQLNLISPHGIVLTSNWHPLPQEDMLFSLQATLPLGFQGISESDILPEQTTDGIMRSSFSQPVRAIHLAAGPYLIEKETIREGLSLSTWFFQEDQELSREYLDAAKKYILRYEQELGPFPYNHYAVVSNRLPSGFGMPTFTLLGQMVLRLPFIKATSLGHEILHSWFGNSIEVAEGSGNWCEGLTTYLADFSYAIDRGEGISHRKASIVNYQSYVHQETATPLMDFGSASHNQPMAKAKRAVGYNRSAMLFHQLREILGAEHFIQGLRLFAESFKGRSASWQDIQKLFEQEAGKDLTDFFNQQLTRKDAPSLEITDIHSSSRQDTFTLHFSISQNSEQPYTLRVPIQVTTPGGTQRFIQEITEKKTAVSIDLEEAPLSFVIDPEYDLFRTLEPSEFPPVWSRFMGSGNRLIITGDDSSLAAYAPFIQWAEQQGWKIVDHKSVTNQQLSENSILFLGTENTAHDSLFGKAPVMAAGFHLSVHNNPLNEKEVSVLVQSSNGEETAAALHRLRHYGKYSSLAFHNGRIQDKKITASDDGIKHLLETLPEGGSTGAIKSFDQIITELAEKRVIYIGETHDSMADHLLQLRVIQGLHTKGLDLAIAMEMFPTSSQPALDKYLLKQSDAMGEAEFLRQSKWFDVWRYDWRLFRPIFNFCRKQSIPVYGINIDRKIVSTVFSDGNTDALSPEQLKTIAAKRDLAIEGYVERLRLVHGFHAESPHGKEKGISGFVQSQAIWDESMAANIAEILHSNPKKTVVVIAGSQHTRKDSGIPPRVARRMDVTQSSVLSLNADRSATDPAIQADYFFLTDPLFLEPKGKIGVILDPKKDEKGTEYLRISGLSHAGKAKEAGLRENDIIVSINGQPAKNMEDIGILMMDSMTGETVKLIIQRKNEKDEAEEKEIRVELSDLTKPPNHP, encoded by the coding sequence GTGATCAGAGTTTTACAAATAAGACACCCGTTCCTTATCATTTTAGAAATTATTTTTCTGTCCCTTCTTTATACCAGCAGCTGTTTCGCAAAAGCATCCAGTTACCATCTGGAAGTCAGTTTTATCCCTGAACAGCGCCTTTTACATGGCAAAGCCACGATAAGTATTTCCAGCGGGAAAGAATGGCAGCTCTATACGGGGGGGCTCAGCATCGAGAAAATTATCCTCGAAGAAGACGGAAAGAAATCCTTTCCCCTTCCCCTACCCAAGAAAGACCATATAACCATGTATGCTAGCGAGAGCGACCTGAAAATCACGGTAATATACTCAATGCAGGTCTCTGAAGATGCGCAATTAAACCTTATCAGTCCGCATGGCATCGTACTCACCTCCAACTGGCATCCGCTCCCGCAGGAAGACATGCTTTTTTCCCTCCAGGCGACCCTACCCCTGGGATTTCAAGGAATATCGGAATCGGACATCCTCCCTGAACAGACAACAGATGGAATCATGAGGAGTTCATTTTCCCAGCCGGTACGGGCAATCCATCTCGCGGCAGGCCCATATCTGATAGAAAAAGAAACCATCCGGGAAGGCCTCTCTCTCTCCACCTGGTTCTTTCAGGAAGACCAGGAATTAAGCCGGGAATATCTGGATGCTGCCAAAAAATATATTCTCCGCTATGAACAGGAACTCGGCCCTTTTCCCTATAATCATTATGCAGTGGTTTCCAATCGCCTGCCAAGTGGTTTTGGCATGCCCACTTTTACCCTGCTGGGCCAGATGGTGCTGAGACTGCCTTTTATCAAAGCAACCTCACTGGGCCATGAAATTCTCCACTCATGGTTTGGCAACTCCATTGAGGTGGCAGAGGGCTCCGGCAACTGGTGTGAAGGTCTGACAACTTATCTTGCCGACTTCAGCTATGCCATCGACAGGGGAGAAGGTATTTCCCATCGCAAGGCCTCCATTGTCAACTATCAGAGTTACGTCCATCAGGAGACAGCGACACCTCTTATGGATTTTGGTTCCGCCAGTCATAATCAGCCAATGGCAAAAGCGAAGCGCGCTGTGGGCTATAACCGTTCTGCCATGCTCTTCCATCAACTTCGCGAAATCCTGGGAGCAGAGCACTTTATTCAGGGCCTGCGATTATTTGCCGAGTCCTTCAAGGGCCGTTCCGCATCTTGGCAGGACATTCAAAAACTCTTTGAACAAGAGGCAGGAAAAGACCTTACGGACTTTTTCAATCAACAACTCACGAGAAAGGATGCCCCGTCATTGGAAATTACGGATATCCACAGTAGCAGCAGGCAGGACACCTTCACCCTTCACTTTAGCATCAGCCAAAACAGTGAACAGCCTTACACTCTCAGGGTTCCCATTCAGGTTACAACGCCTGGTGGTACACAGCGTTTTATACAAGAGATCACTGAAAAGAAAACGGCTGTCAGCATTGACCTTGAAGAAGCACCTCTTTCATTCGTCATCGATCCTGAGTATGACCTGTTCAGAACACTTGAGCCCTCTGAGTTTCCTCCCGTCTGGTCCCGTTTTATGGGATCAGGCAACAGGCTGATAATCACAGGAGACGACTCAAGTCTGGCAGCATATGCTCCCTTCATACAATGGGCTGAGCAACAGGGCTGGAAAATTGTAGACCATAAATCGGTCACTAACCAACAGCTCTCAGAAAATTCTATCCTGTTTCTCGGTACAGAAAATACTGCCCATGATTCCCTCTTTGGGAAAGCACCGGTTATGGCTGCTGGTTTTCATCTGAGCGTACACAACAACCCTCTCAATGAAAAAGAAGTTTCAGTCCTTGTTCAAAGCAGCAACGGTGAAGAAACAGCTGCAGCCCTTCACAGGCTGCGCCATTATGGTAAATACTCTTCACTGGCTTTCCATAATGGGAGGATTCAGGACAAAAAAATCACAGCAAGTGATGACGGTATTAAGCACCTCCTGGAGACACTTCCAGAAGGTGGCTCTACAGGTGCTATCAAAAGCTTTGACCAGATTATCACAGAGCTTGCCGAAAAACGCGTCATTTACATTGGCGAAACCCATGATTCCATGGCCGACCACCTGCTTCAGTTGCGAGTCATTCAGGGATTACACACAAAGGGACTCGATCTGGCCATCGCCATGGAGATGTTTCCAACAAGCAGCCAACCGGCACTCGATAAGTATCTGCTGAAACAATCAGACGCAATGGGTGAGGCTGAGTTTCTTCGCCAGTCCAAATGGTTTGATGTGTGGCGCTACGACTGGCGACTTTTCAGACCGATATTTAACTTCTGCCGTAAACAGTCAATCCCGGTGTACGGGATCAATATTGACCGGAAAATTGTAAGCACCGTCTTCTCCGACGGAAACACGGATGCACTCAGCCCTGAACAGCTAAAAACCATCGCCGCAAAGAGAGATCTCGCCATTGAAGGCTATGTGGAACGTCTGCGTCTGGTGCACGGATTTCACGCAGAATCACCACATGGAAAAGAGAAAGGAATTTCAGGTTTTGTCCAATCCCAGGCCATCTGGGATGAATCCATGGCTGCAAACATTGCCGAAATCCTCCACAGCAATCCCAAGAAAACCGTTGTGGTTATTGCCGGATCTCAACATACCCGCAAAGACTCTGGTATACCTCCGAGAGTAGCACGCCGCATGGATGTTACTCAAAGCTCGGTCCTGAGTCTCAATGCGGATCGTTCAGCCACAGATCCAGCTATCCAGGCAGATTATTTTTTTCTGACCGATCCCCTCTTTCTCGAACCGAAGGGGAAAATCGGTGTCATCCTTGATCCCAAAAAAGACGAAAAAGGTACAGAGTATTTGCGAATCAGTGGCCTCAGTCATGCTGGAAAAGCAAAGGAAGCAGGACTCAGGGAGAATGACATCATCGTCAGCATCAATGGACAGCCTGCAAAAAATATGGAGGATATAGGGATTCTGATGATGGATTCAATGACAGGTGAGACTGTTAAACTCATTATTCAGAGGAAAAATGAGAAAGATGAAGCAGAGGAAAAGGAGATACGTGTCGAACTTTCCGATCTGACAAAACCCCCAAATCATCCATAG